TTTTGTAAATACTACAATATCTGCCCTTTTTATACCATTTGGCAATTCCCTAAGGTATCCAAAAGGAAAAGGTAAGCCAGTCGAAATGGGATTTTCATAATCAAGCAAAAGGATATCAACATCCTTATCTATATCTTTTCTTTGGTAAGCATCATCAAGGAGTATAATATCAGGATTTACATCCCTAATGATATGTTTGATTGCAAAACCTCTATCTTTACAGGTTACAACGTATGCCTTTTTGAGTTTACTTGCAATCAAATAAGGTTCATCAGCTGCTAAAGGGGGACAGAGCTTAACCTGTTCACCATCTGATATCACATTGTAATCATACCCTATCCTCCCCTTGTATCCCCTCGATAAAACCGCTACCCTAAAACCCTTTTCTATATAATAAGCACCAAGCTTAATAACCATGGGTGTTTTACCAGTGCCACCCATGGTTATATTACCTATAGAAATGATTTTAGCCAATATCTAAACCTTTTTCTCCAAGTGTTCAACTATTCTCTGATAGATCTCATTTGCATCTTCCAGCCCCCACGCAACAGGTGTCTTCCCCACAGCCACATAAGGAAGAGGTAACCTATTTTCCACAATTGTGTTTATATCTTCAATATAATCGAGAACCTCCGGAGTAGATATATCCACATATTTAAGTTCGAAGGCTTCTTGTCCCATTTTGTTTGTTAGCAAAGCATCCACCTTGTTAGCCATTTCAAAGTAAGGATCATCTTTTACCCCACAACCTGAAGGGAAATAAGAAGGTGCTCAGCCAGACACAAAATCTGTACTTGTTCCAAAAATTTTGATCAAGATCTTTTCCATGTATAACCTCACATTTTATTTATAGTCTCACCATCACCATGCAACGTTGGGTAATCGCCAGTAAAACAAGCATCACAAAAGGGTAGGTTTTTCACACACTCATACATCCCTTGAATAGATAGATAACCCAGTGAGTCCGCGGTAATATATTTTCTAATCTCATCTATAGTATGGGTAGATGCAATTAACTCTTTTCTTGTAGGTGTATCTATACCATAAAAACAGGGGAACTTGGTTGGAGGTGATGATATTCTCATATGTACCTCTTTTGCTCCAGCCTCCCTGAGCATCTTTACAATTTTCCTACTTGTAGTACCCCTCACTATGGAATCATCCACCACCACAACCCTTTTTCCTCTTATGATGGAAGTAACAGGATTTAATTTTATTTTGACGCCAAAGTGTCTGATGGATTGGGACGGTTCTATAAATGTTCTTCCAACGTAGTGGTTTCTAATCAACCCCTGTTCGTAAGGCAAACCACTGTACTCAGAATACCCCAAAGTGGCAACTACGCCCGAATCAGGGACAGGAATAACAATATCGGCTTCTACTGGATTTTCAAGAGCTAATCTCTTACCAAACTCCTTGCGCACATCATAAACATACTTTCCAAATATCATAGAATCTGGTCTTGCAAAATATATGTATTCAAAAATACATGGTCGAGGCACAACGCTTTCAAAAGGTTTGAAGCTTTTGATACCATCATCGTTGATAATGACCATTTCTCCAGGCTCTATCTCTCTAATAAACTCAGCTTCTACAAGATCGAGAGCTACCGTTTCACTGGCAAGCATATATCCACTTCTTATTTTACCAAGAACAAGAGGTCTTACTCCCATAGGATCTCTAACACCGATTAATGAGTGTTCGGTCATAAAGATTAAAGAGTATGCCCCCTTTAAAAGGGAAAGGGCATCTACGATCGCCTCAATGAGTGTAGGTTTTTGATTTTTAGCAAGAAGATGGATGATTATCTCACTATCAGTAGTGGACATAAAAATAGAACCACTTTCAACAAGCTCCTGTTTTATCTGGGAAGCATTTACGATATTCCCATTATGCACCAAAGCTATTTTACCTTTGTTGATTTCAGCAAATATAGGCTGGGTATTCGAAATATTGTTTGCTCCTGTAGTGGAATACCTGTTGTGACCTATAGCAATATCACCCTTGAGCTCTCTAAGAACATTATTAGAAAAGATATCAGCTACAAGACCTAAGGATTTGTGAATATAAAAAGAGTGCCTATCAGTAGAACAGATGCCTGAGCCTTCCTGACCCCGATGCTGGAGCGAGTACAAAGACAAATATACCAAATTAGCCGCGTCTTTATCACCATAAACACCAGCTACACCACATTCTTCACGAAATTTATCCCAAAGCATACTCTAACCCATCGCTTTTTTAATAACAGTTTTGTAAATATATTTTGGTATATCAAGGGGGATATTAATAAGATTCTTTTTGTTATAATTTACTATGATATTCCTTCCAGAAGTTTCACCAATCTTAGAAAATGGCAAACTATAGGATCTTAAAAGCTTTTCAACATTTTTACAGTTTATCTTCTCAACTTCGAGGATCACCATACCCTGAGATTCGCTGAAAAGATAGGCATCAGCCCTCATATCACCTTTTAAATTTACAACAAAACCGATATCGTTTTTAAAAGACATCTCAGTAAGTGCAATCACAAGACCACCTTCGGATACATCGTGGGCAGCAAGGATTAATTTCTGTTTAGCAGCATCCACCATAAAATCTATGAGATCTTTTTCATAGTACAAATCGACCTCTGGCACTTTACCTTTTATAAGACCATGGATATGACTTAGATACTCACTACCACCTATCTCCCCCCTATTTGAACCAACGAGATATATAACATTGCCTAAATTTTTAAACTCAGAAGTAATAACATATTCCTGCTTATCAACCACACCAACAGCCACAACAGTAGGTGTAGGAAAAACAGCCTTTCCGTCAGTTTCATTGTAAAGACTTACATTACCACTTACCACAGGCACATTTAATCGTTTGCATGCAGATGCCATACCTTCGACAGCATTTACAAACTGCCACATTATTTCAGGCCTTTCTGGATTACCAAAATTAAGACAATCTGTAATGGCAAGGGGCCTTCCACCACCCATAGCAACATTCCTACAAGCTTCCACAACAGCCTGAACTCCACCAATAAATGGATCTAAGTAGCAGTATCTTCCATTACAGTCAGAAGACATAGCAATACATCTTTCAGAACCTTTTATTCTTATGACTGCAGCATCAGACCCTGGTAAAACTATTGTATTTGTTTGTACCATGTGATCATACTGTTCGTAGACATATTCCTTTGAAGCGATATTGGGGCTTTCAAACATCTTCATCAAAATATCGTTATAATTCTTAGGTTCAGGAATATCATTTATATCAAATTTTCTAACCTCATCTATATACGCTGGTTTTGAATATGGTCTATCATAAACTGGAGCCTTATCCGACAAAGGAGACGCTTCTAAACATGCCACTTCTTCTCCTTCCCAATATAGACGTACGTAACCATCCCCAGTGACTTCTCCAATCACCTCAGCATCCAGATCCCATTTATCAAATATCTTTTTAATTTTTTTCTCACAACCCTTCTTAGCAACAATAAGCATCCTCTCCTGGGATTCTGACAACATAATCTCATAGGGATTCATATTCTTTTCCCTAACAGGAACTTTATCAAGATGAAGCTTCACCCCACTACCAGCCCTTGATGCCATCTCAAAGGATGAGCTGGTTAGCCCCGCAGCCCCCATATCCTGAATACCCACTACATAGTCCTCCTGCATGAGTTCTAAACAAGCCTCTAAAAGCAATTTTTCTTTAAAAGGATCACCAATTTGGACA
The sequence above is drawn from the Calditerrivibrio sp. genome and encodes:
- the purL gene encoding phosphoribosylformylglycinamidine synthase subunit PurL produces the protein MSVYDKFGFPKVDVKIAQEMGLKPEEFEMAKKLLGRTPNYIELGIISAMWSEHCSYKSSKIHLKKFPTTAPWVVQGPGENAGIIEIDGDICACFKIESHNHPSYIEPYQGAATGVGGILRDVFTMGARPVAAMNSLRFGKLDNNETKHIFEGVVAGIAGYGNCFGVPTIGGEVFFNECYQKNPLVNAFALGLVKKDKIFYAKAEGVGNIIIYVGAKTGRDGIHGATMASEEFSSNDTSKRPNVQIGDPFKEKLLLEACLELMQEDYVVGIQDMGAAGLTSSSFEMASRAGSGVKLHLDKVPVREKNMNPYEIMLSESQERMLIVAKKGCEKKIKKIFDKWDLDAEVIGEVTGDGYVRLYWEGEEVACLEASPLSDKAPVYDRPYSKPAYIDEVRKFDINDIPEPKNYNDILMKMFESPNIASKEYVYEQYDHMVQTNTIVLPGSDAAVIRIKGSERCIAMSSDCNGRYCYLDPFIGGVQAVVEACRNVAMGGGRPLAITDCLNFGNPERPEIMWQFVNAVEGMASACKRLNVPVVSGNVSLYNETDGKAVFPTPTVVAVGVVDKQEYVITSEFKNLGNVIYLVGSNRGEIGGSEYLSHIHGLIKGKVPEVDLYYEKDLIDFMVDAAKQKLILAAHDVSEGGLVIALTEMSFKNDIGFVVNLKGDMRADAYLFSESQGMVILEVEKINCKNVEKLLRSYSLPFSKIGETSGRNIIVNYNKKNLINIPLDIPKYIYKTVIKKAMG
- the lpxK gene encoding tetraacyldisaccharide 4'-kinase produces the protein MAKIISIGNITMGGTGKTPMVIKLGAYYIEKGFRVAVLSRGYKGRIGYDYNVISDGEQVKLCPPLAADEPYLIASKLKKAYVVTCKDRGFAIKHIIRDVNPDIILLDDAYQRKDIDKDVDILLLDYENPISTGLPFPFGYLRELPNGIKRADIVVFTKCKGRRGVPNRVSCYVVGKPIYFSDVVFCGIYHGDELVNYSSLSFVAFSGLANNLQFYDFLIKNGVNIAAFRGFSDHHIYSVKDYEKLQIVQNRFNADFFLTTEKDYVKLPCEMRKKSMYVKIETKIDGEDNFFSTIESFMKSNST
- the purF gene encoding amidophosphoribosyltransferase, producing MLWDKFREECGVAGVYGDKDAANLVYLSLYSLQHRGQEGSGICSTDRHSFYIHKSLGLVADIFSNNVLRELKGDIAIGHNRYSTTGANNISNTQPIFAEINKGKIALVHNGNIVNASQIKQELVESGSIFMSTTDSEIIIHLLAKNQKPTLIEAIVDALSLLKGAYSLIFMTEHSLIGVRDPMGVRPLVLGKIRSGYMLASETVALDLVEAEFIREIEPGEMVIINDDGIKSFKPFESVVPRPCIFEYIYFARPDSMIFGKYVYDVRKEFGKRLALENPVEADIVIPVPDSGVVATLGYSEYSGLPYEQGLIRNHYVGRTFIEPSQSIRHFGVKIKLNPVTSIIRGKRVVVVDDSIVRGTTSRKIVKMLREAGAKEVHMRISSPPTKFPCFYGIDTPTRKELIASTHTIDEIRKYITADSLGYLSIQGMYECVKNLPFCDACFTGDYPTLHGDGETINKM